One part of the Thermoanaerobacterium sp. CMT5567-10 genome encodes these proteins:
- the safA gene encoding SafA/ExsA family spore coat assembly protein, producing MSDPQYHPVHCRTTYIVRPGDSMWTIANMYGIPLDCLIRANPQIPNPNLIYPGQQICIPAFCPPERHCREMYIVRPGDSMWTIANMYGIPLDCLIRANPQIPNPNLIYPGQQICIPYHCW from the coding sequence ATGTCTGATCCACAATATCACCCTGTACACTGTAGAACAACGTATATAGTAAGGCCAGGAGATTCAATGTGGACAATAGCTAATATGTATGGCATTCCATTAGACTGCTTGATTAGAGCGAACCCACAGATTCCGAATCCAAACTTAATATATCCAGGTCAGCAAATTTGTATACCAGCATTTTGCCCACCAGAAAGACATTGTAGAGAAATGTATATAGTAAGGCCAGGAGATTCAATGTGGACAATAGCTAATATGTATGGCATTCCATTAGATTGCTTGATTAGAGCGAACCCACAAATTCCGAATCCAAACTTAATATATCCAGGCCAGCAAATTTGCATACCTTATCATTGCTGGTAA